The genomic window TGATCTTTTAGGCGAGAAGCAGGCTGAAATTCTTGAAAAAGAAGGCTTATTAGAGCAAATTCGGAAACTAAAGGTGAGATAACCCATTATTTTCTTCATTGAAATAAAACAACAAAAAGCCTATTAAGAAAAAACCTTTTCATTCTCCCATGAAATTAGGTGAATGAAAAGGTTTTTTATAGATACTTATAATCTGGCTCTTTTGCTTTAGCATTAAATTCAACATACAAATCATGATTATCAAAATACCAAATATCTTTTTCTTCAATAAAATAAGTGATTCCATTCTTAGCAGTTTCAGCACCTGCATTCACAGGTTCCTCCTTTGAAATACCTAATGAGAACCCTTGCTGAACAGTACTGCATCCACCATATCGTGCAAAGAAACGAACATAATCTCCTTTGCTTAAAAACATTTCATCTTCATACCAAGCAGCAGCTTCATCGCTAATATGTATTTTCATCATGACATCCTCCTTCATACTATCATTGGCCGTTCATCACCCTATATACGTAATAATCCCGCTTAAAATCATTAAAATATTGAATACCATATGCCAGATGATGGCTGGCAGGATGCTTCCTGAACGAATGGTTATTCCAGCATAGAAGATACCGCCCAATGCATAGAGCAAACATAGCCACCATGAATAGCCAAAGGCAAGATGTGATAAGCCAAAGCCTAATCCCGAAAAGATAACCGCAGCTTTTTCACCGGCTAAATCTACTAGTCTTGTTAAGACGATTCCCCTCCAAAGGATTTCTTCCAGTGTACCATTTAAAACCGAAAAAAGGATAATAAACAGGAAGAAGTTTGGGTCACCAAAATTAATTTTAGCAAAAGATATGAAGGGAATAAATGAGGCAAGATTGATACCTATCGCAATTATTAAAAAAGTTCTTACAGTTACAGTGTGAAATCCGCTCCATATAAAAGGAAATGTAATGCTTGCCATCCAATTCGGCCTTAAGCCATAAAGGAAACAATTCTTTTTAAACTTCCTAATAACATAGACCATAAAAAGGAGCGGGAATAATAGGAGGGTACGATTTATGATAATAATTGAACTTCTGCCCAACGTAAATTCTTCAATCAGTCGATCGCCATATAATAAAAATATGTATCCAAAAGTATATGCGGCCATAACCCAGAGAAAAACGCGATTATGAATTCCGGCAATCGTCATATAAATAATCATCGCTAACAAAAGAGCAAAGGATAAGATAAATAGTTTATGCTGGGTAAGGTAGATGATGACGACAAACAAAAATAGCTGTACGTAATTAATGGTTAGTGAATGTTTATCCTTTAATACCAATGTAGTCCCCCTCTCCAAAAGCCTTCACTATATTTTAGCATTTTCTTT from Bacillus sp. DTU_2020_1000418_1_SI_GHA_SEK_038 includes these protein-coding regions:
- a CDS encoding HesB/YadR/YfhF family protein; amino-acid sequence: MKIHISDEAAAWYEDEMFLSKGDYVRFFARYGGCSTVQQGFSLGISKEEPVNAGAETAKNGITYFIEEKDIWYFDNHDLYVEFNAKAKEPDYKYL
- a CDS encoding CPBP family intramembrane glutamic endopeptidase, with the protein product MVLKDKHSLTINYVQLFLFVVIIYLTQHKLFILSFALLLAMIIYMTIAGIHNRVFLWVMAAYTFGYIFLLYGDRLIEEFTLGRSSIIIINRTLLLFPLLFMVYVIRKFKKNCFLYGLRPNWMASITFPFIWSGFHTVTVRTFLIIAIGINLASFIPFISFAKINFGDPNFFLFIILFSVLNGTLEEILWRGIVLTRLVDLAGEKAAVIFSGLGFGLSHLAFGYSWWLCLLYALGGIFYAGITIRSGSILPAIIWHMVFNILMILSGIITYIG